CGCGTCTTGCGCAGACCGCCCACCGTCTTGATCCAGCCGAAGGCTTCTTCGATCATCTTCCGACGCCTCAGGCTCATCGCATAACCCTTGCCGCGCGCGGTACGTCCGTCGACCGCGCTGCCGGTGACCTTTCGAGCCACATGCGCGCGGATCCCGCGACGCTCAAGTTCGCCGACGAATTCGGCGGTGTCGTAGCCCTTGTCGGCACCGACCGTGGCGCCCGGTTTGCGCACGCTGCGATCCACCATCCGGATCGCCGCTTCCCACTCCGCGCGACCGGTGGCCTGCGTGCTCTCGACATCGACGACGAGTCCGTTGCGGTTCTCCGACAGCGCGTGCGTCATGTAGCGCAACTTCGCCTCGGTGAATTCACCTTTCTTGTACAGCCGCGCCTGCGGGTCGGTTGTGCTGTGGTGCGTGGCGTTGCTGCGCTTCTCACCCTTGAAATTCGTCTCGGGGTTGCGCCCCGCTGGTTTGTCCGGGCCGCTGCCGTCCTTGGGCACGAAGCTCTTGTGGCTGGCCCAGGCCTCGATCATCGTGCCGTCGACGCTGAAGTGCTCATCCGACACAAAACCCTGCCACTGCGCCAGATGCAGCACGCGGCGGAAGAACGGGCGGGCAATGTCGTCGTCGAGCAGCCGGTCGCGGTTGATGCTGAACACCGTGCGATCCCACACCACATCGTCCATGCCCAGGCCGACGAACCAGCGAAACAGCAGGTTGTAGTCGAGTTGTTCGACGAGCTGGCGCTCGCTGCGAATGGTGAAAAGGATCTGCAGGAGCAAAGCGCGCAGCAACTGCTCGGGCGGGATAGACGGGCGGCCGGTATGCGAATAGCGTTCGTCGAACAACGCACTCATGTTCGCGAGGATGCCGTCGACCAGCGCACGCAGGGCGCGCAGCGGATGGTCCTTCGGAACACGTTGCTCAAGACTCACGTAGCTGAACATCGACGTCTGGGGATTCTCTTGGCCGCGCATAGAAAATCTGGAAAAGTAGAAGGACGATTCGAGGGGGAAGTCTGCCGCAAAACCCGCGCCTGGAAAAAAGGGGCGGGGTTTCTCACCAGCCTGCTAAGCCCTCGTACGCATTCGCGCCATTCTCAGTGGACGTCCCCGCTTCCGGGATGATTTCGGGCGCGCGGGCAGTCGATATCTTGAGTTTCTGGGCATCCTTACGGCCGATCGATGATCTTCGACCGGTGAATCCGCTGCGCGACTTCCCGAACTCCGCGATCTATCGACAGATCGACGATTGCATCCGGATTGATGTGGAGCGCGGGCACTTTCGCAATCCCTGCCACGGTGAGTCTCGCCGCTGAGAACTGGTTCGAGATGGGGCGTTTCGCGTGATTCTGGTAGAGTCGAAATGGGTAGTTGCTGCAGAGCCTGTCAGCTCCTATTCACGGCGACCGACGAGCAGATGTGCACGTCCATTCGACGACCTCGGCGGGTAAGGAGAAGGCATGGAAAGCATGCAGGGCGACCAAGGCGAACATCCCGAACGAAAGACCTTGATCGACGTTTCCGTCGAAGGCTGGCGTTTCGCCAGGGTGTTCGCCCGCCTGCTTGACAAACTCGATCCATGGGAAGCGGGGCGATACACCAATCAGGCCCGCTATTTCGCCAAGAAGATCGATGACGGACTCGAGACGTTCGGCCTGCGCATCGTCAGCCTCGAAGGCCAGCCCTACGATCCGGGCATGGCGGTCTCCGCCTTGAACATCGCAGACTTCGGGCCGGACGATGTACTGATGGTCGACCAGATGGTCGAGCCGGTGGTCATGGGGCCCGAAGGACTGGTGCGCGGCGGAACCGTCATGCTTGCGAGAGTTGCCCAGCCATGAAGCACTACATCGGAATCGACCTCGGAACAACCAACAGTGCAGTGAGCGCCTACGACGGCGAGATCGTGCGCCTGTTCAAAAGTCCCGACCAGAACGATGTCACGCCCTCCGCGATATTCATCGACAGGCGCGGCAACAAGTATGTCGGCAGGCGCGCCTACGACAATGCGGCGCGCAACCCGGAGAACGCTGCAACCCTGTTCAAGCGGCTGATGGGCACCAGCACGCCGGTCAAGCTGCCGGCGGTCGATCTGACACTGACCCCCGAGGAGTGCAGCGCAGAGATTCTGCGGGTGCTGTTTGGCTATCTGCCAGAGGATGTGCGCAACGACCCGGACATCGGCACCGTGATTACGGTGCCCGCCGCCTTCAACCAGATGCAGAAGGACGCCACGATGGCGGCTGCCGAAATGGCTGGCATGGGCAAGGTTGCGCTCATGCAGGAGCCCGTCGCAGCCGTCATGAGCGTGATGCGCCTTCGCAAGGACGACGGCACGTTCCTGATTTATGACCTGGGTGGCGGCACCCTCGACATCGCCATCGCCGAGAGCATCAATGGGCGGGTGAGTCTGCTGGCCCACGGCGGAATTGCCATGTGCGGGGGACGCGATTTCGACCGCATCCTGCTCGACAGCGTCGTAAAGCCTTGGCTACTTGAAAACTTCGATCTGCCGGCAGACTTCTACTCAGACGCGCGCTACACCACGCTGCGTCATATGGCGACGTGGGCGGCAGAAAAGGCAAAGATCGAGCTCTCGTCAAGCGACGAAGCTGTCGTCACGCTCGACGACAGCGAACTTCGTGTTCGCGACGAGGCGGGCGTCGACATCTACCTCGACATTTCTTTAAGCCGCCTGCGTTACGACGAACTGATTTCAGCGAAGATCGAAGAGTCCATCGCAGCGGCCCGCGAAACCATCGAGAAGGCCGGACTGAACGCCGGTGACATCGGCCGCGTCGTGTTCGTTGGCGGCCCAACCCAATACAAGCCCTTGCGAGACAAGGTCGCAGTCGAACTGGGTATAGCCGCATCCACCGACGTAAACCCGATGACTGCGGTGGCTGAAGGTGCAGCCGTTTTTGCCGAATCCATTGATTGGTCGAGCCAGAACCGTGGGCGCAAGAGCGGGCGCGGTGCGCTATCGACAGGTGGCGGGCTGGATCTCGCCTTCAACTATCAGGCGCGCACACCCGATTCGAAGGCAAAGGTGGTCGCCAGAATCGGCAGCAAGGTCGATGACGGGGTCGAGTTCCAGGTCGACAGCCTCGACACCGGATGGTCTTCCGGCCGCGTCGCGCTGACGGATGGCGCGAGTGTGGACGTTCCCCTGGCCAAGCCCGGCGAGAATCTGTTCAAGGTGTTCGTGTTCGATGCCGCCGGTGGGCCGGTCAAGTTGATGAAGGACCGAATCGTTATCTCGCGAACCGCTGCGCAGATTGATGCGATTCCCGCCTCTCATTCAATCGGGGTCGAGGCGCGGGAAAAGGTTGGCGGTCGAATGATCCTTGACTACCTGGTTCGCGATGGCGACCAGCTGCCCAAAATCGGCAAGAAGACTTTCAAGGCGGAGGAATCGCTGATCGCGGGCGCGGGAGGTTCGATCAAGTTCAAACTTTGGGAAGGTTCGATCGAAGACCCAGTCTCCGACAACCGCTTCATCGGCATGTTCGAAATCAGAGGATCGGATTTTTCCGCTGGCGTGATCGCCAAGGGTGCGGAACTCCAGTGCGCATACGAGGTGCTCGATTCGGGCAACATCGTTCTGGAAGTCACGGTGCCTTCGATCGGCAACTCATTCTCCAGCGGCCGAAATTTCTATTCCAGGCAGGAAGGACAGATCGACTATTCCAAGGCGACCGAACGCCTGACGGAGGAACTGGAGCAAATCGGCAACCGGCTGGACGAGGTTGAATCGAAGATCGACGACCCCAGGATCGCTCAGGCGCGCGAGCGCCTGAGGCGCGCGTCGGTCGCCAAAGACCTCGAAGGCGACCCCGAAACGGCCAAACAGGCGATGGATGACATTCAGGAGGCGAAGAAACTACTGGCGCTGGTGCGCAAGGAACACATCAAGGTCATTCGGCAGATGGAACTCGACAAGGCAATTGAAAACTTCGAGCTGCGATTCCGTCTTATGGCCCGCCCTTCGGAAACCGTGGACTTCGAAAATCTGTTCAAGGCAGCGCAGCGTGCGATCGACAACAACCGTGGGGACTTTGATCTGCATCTGTCGGAGCTGAACGGCAAGAGCTTTCTGATTCTCTGGCGTCAGGACTGGTTTGTCATCGACCGGTTCCAGCAGCTTTCCAGGAACGTGTTTCTGTTTCCCGACACAGTTGAACACGAACAGCTGTGCCAGATGGGGCAACTGGCTTTGAAAGCCAACGATATCAACAAGCTCCGGCAGGTCGTCGCCCGACTAGATTCGATTCGCGTGGGCACCTCGGGCGAGGACGACATAATCGCCAGTTCCAACATCGTGGTGAGTTGAGCATGACGCCCGATAGCTGGCTTCCGATCGGATTCGCTCTGCCGGACGGCACGCGGTGCGGTCGGCCGCTTCACGCCGACGCCCACTGGCAAATCCTCGACGCCCGCGATGGCGGCAAGGCACTGATCGTCACAGAGGATCTCTTCGCAAAGTGGGCTGCAGCCGGACTGACCGGCGAAGCCGAATTCCCCGTCTTTTCATTTGGATCCGATTCTTTCCGGGAGTTGTTTTGCGCCTCTGACCAGATGCTTGCGCCGCTGTCGGATTGTCGTTCGCCAAACAACAAGAACGAGGCACTGGCATTTGCGGCAGCGCTGCGGCAAACCCGCGCGATTGACCCCCACACGCCCCTGCAGGATGCAATCTATGTCGCAAAGCTCGCGCGCCTGCTGCCGACCTTCGGCGGCACTGCGCCCGCGGGTGACGACGTTGTTCTTGGCCAGTGGCTAACCGGCGGTGCCGGCGTGTCAGTGAGGTCATTCCGCAGGCTTCAGCAGATGCTGACATGGTTAGGCGCTCAGGATCTGTTGGACGTTGTGGACAGTGCAGGAATGGGTGCTTCCGAGGGTTCCTCGACTTTTGGCTTTCGCGCAGCGCAGGCCTCGGACCAGGATGGCGTGCCGCTGAGCGACGCACGCACGCCTTCAGCAAGCGCGCGGCAGGGCGG
The sequence above is a segment of the Methyloversatilis sp. RAC08 genome. Coding sequences within it:
- a CDS encoding IS5 family transposase encodes the protein MRGQENPQTSMFSYVSLEQRVPKDHPLRALRALVDGILANMSALFDERYSHTGRPSIPPEQLLRALLLQILFTIRSERQLVEQLDYNLLFRWFVGLGMDDVVWDRTVFSINRDRLLDDDIARPFFRRVLHLAQWQGFVSDEHFSVDGTMIEAWASHKSFVPKDGSGPDKPAGRNPETNFKGEKRSNATHHSTTDPQARLYKKGEFTEAKLRYMTHALSENRNGLVVDVESTQATGRAEWEAAIRMVDRSVRKPGATVGADKGYDTAEFVGELERRGIRAHVARKVTGSAVDGRTARGKGYAMSLRRRKMIEEAFGWIKTVGGLRKTRHKGLEKLSGQALFAFAAYNLTRLLNLMRQVAA
- a CDS encoding Hsp70 family protein, whose product is MKHYIGIDLGTTNSAVSAYDGEIVRLFKSPDQNDVTPSAIFIDRRGNKYVGRRAYDNAARNPENAATLFKRLMGTSTPVKLPAVDLTLTPEECSAEILRVLFGYLPEDVRNDPDIGTVITVPAAFNQMQKDATMAAAEMAGMGKVALMQEPVAAVMSVMRLRKDDGTFLIYDLGGGTLDIAIAESINGRVSLLAHGGIAMCGGRDFDRILLDSVVKPWLLENFDLPADFYSDARYTTLRHMATWAAEKAKIELSSSDEAVVTLDDSELRVRDEAGVDIYLDISLSRLRYDELISAKIEESIAAARETIEKAGLNAGDIGRVVFVGGPTQYKPLRDKVAVELGIAASTDVNPMTAVAEGAAVFAESIDWSSQNRGRKSGRGALSTGGGLDLAFNYQARTPDSKAKVVARIGSKVDDGVEFQVDSLDTGWSSGRVALTDGASVDVPLAKPGENLFKVFVFDAAGGPVKLMKDRIVISRTAAQIDAIPASHSIGVEAREKVGGRMILDYLVRDGDQLPKIGKKTFKAEESLIAGAGGSIKFKLWEGSIEDPVSDNRFIGMFEIRGSDFSAGVIAKGAELQCAYEVLDSGNIVLEVTVPSIGNSFSSGRNFYSRQEGQIDYSKATERLTEELEQIGNRLDEVESKIDDPRIAQARERLRRASVAKDLEGDPETAKQAMDDIQEAKKLLALVRKEHIKVIRQMELDKAIENFELRFRLMARPSETVDFENLFKAAQRAIDNNRGDFDLHLSELNGKSFLILWRQDWFVIDRFQQLSRNVFLFPDTVEHEQLCQMGQLALKANDINKLRQVVARLDSIRVGTSGEDDIIASSNIVVS